One genomic region from Spirosoma sp. KCTC 42546 encodes:
- a CDS encoding transketolase family protein, with protein MNTYTFTEKKDTRSGFGAGMAELGRTNPDVVALCADLVASLKLDMFIKENPDRFIQCGIAEANMIGVAAGLTLSGLIPFATTFANFGSSRVYDQIRQAVAYSNKNVKICVSHAGLTLGEDGATHQILEDIGMMKSLPGMTVINPCDFNQTKAATIAIAEYQGPVYLRFGRPVVPNFTPEDQPFEIGKAVLLNDGADVSIFATGHLVWQALEAEKTLAEQGVNAEIINIHTIKPLDKEAILQSVYKTGCAVTAEEHQMNGGLGDSVAQVLSLNHPAPLEMVAVNDSFGESGTPEQLMEKYGLTAASIVAKALAVIQRKGLVYV; from the coding sequence ATGAACACCTATACGTTTACCGAAAAAAAAGACACGCGTTCCGGCTTTGGCGCAGGCATGGCAGAACTGGGGCGGACCAATCCCGATGTAGTTGCTTTGTGCGCTGATCTGGTCGCTTCGCTGAAACTGGACATGTTCATTAAAGAAAATCCAGATCGTTTCATTCAGTGCGGTATTGCTGAAGCAAACATGATTGGCGTAGCGGCAGGTCTGACCCTGAGTGGGTTGATCCCATTTGCTACGACATTTGCCAATTTTGGATCAAGTCGGGTCTATGATCAGATACGTCAGGCAGTGGCTTACTCGAATAAGAATGTCAAAATCTGTGTATCACATGCGGGTTTGACGTTGGGTGAAGACGGCGCTACGCACCAAATTCTGGAAGACATCGGCATGATGAAATCACTACCCGGGATGACAGTCATTAACCCCTGTGATTTCAACCAGACCAAAGCTGCTACCATAGCGATTGCTGAATACCAGGGGCCTGTCTATCTACGATTTGGACGCCCCGTTGTACCAAACTTTACGCCCGAAGATCAGCCATTTGAAATCGGGAAAGCCGTGCTATTGAATGATGGCGCTGACGTATCCATTTTCGCCACCGGGCATCTGGTATGGCAAGCCTTAGAAGCGGAAAAAACTCTGGCTGAACAAGGAGTCAATGCCGAGATTATAAACATCCACACCATCAAACCATTGGATAAAGAAGCAATTCTTCAGTCCGTTTACAAAACAGGGTGCGCCGTAACCGCCGAAGAGCATCAGATGAACGGGGGGCTAGGCGACAGCGTAGCACAGGTGTTATCATTAAACCACCCTGCACCGCTGGAAATGGTGGCGGTGAACGATTCATTCGGGGAGAGCGGTACGCCTGAACAACTCATGGAAAAATACGGTCTGACAGCCGCTTCAATTGTTGCCAAGGCCTTGGCGGTCATTCAACGAAAAGGCCTTGTTTATGTTTGA
- a CDS encoding RNA polymerase sigma factor, with product MEQSLPLDHVLWDAIREGDKASLGELYERYYRLLYRYGTRLISDSDLVEDTIQDVFITIWNNRQKLAIVKNIKAYLFTILRRGIHQKSKKDEFISDIGTTPDLAYPEGKGNYEDVEYEQWLVEKLSIVLKSLPQRQMDVILLRYYENFQTSEIATIMGITEKSVRNTLYKALTQLRIYIQPLDFILFIFLVLQTLKY from the coding sequence TTGGAACAGAGCCTGCCGTTAGATCATGTACTTTGGGATGCAATCCGAGAGGGTGACAAAGCGTCATTAGGCGAATTGTATGAACGCTATTATCGGCTCTTATATCGGTATGGCACCAGACTGATTTCCGATTCAGACCTGGTGGAGGATACGATCCAGGATGTATTTATTACCATTTGGAATAACCGACAAAAGCTAGCTATTGTCAAGAATATTAAAGCCTATCTATTTACAATACTTCGAAGAGGTATTCATCAGAAATCGAAAAAAGATGAATTTATCTCAGATATTGGTACGACACCTGATCTGGCATATCCAGAAGGGAAGGGTAATTATGAGGATGTAGAGTATGAGCAGTGGCTTGTCGAGAAATTAAGCATTGTCTTAAAAAGTTTACCCCAGCGCCAGATGGATGTCATCCTTTTGCGCTACTATGAAAATTTCCAGACATCCGAAATTGCCACAATCATGGGCATTACGGAGAAGTCGGTTCGCAATACACTTTATAAAGCACTTACACAACTACGAATATACATTCAGCCTTTAGATTTTATACTCTTTATTTTCCTGGTACTTCAGACCCTGAAATACTAA
- a CDS encoding PadR family transcriptional regulator: MNIENAQVQMRKGILEFCILHIISRGEIYASDMLDELTSARIMVVEGTLYPLLTRLKNAGLLDYKWVESTSGPPRKYYILTDLGRNSLEALNETWQELAESVNAIVGKIEQHKKLTNGAVSVSPSPDPTTPPTNA; this comes from the coding sequence ATGAATATTGAAAACGCTCAGGTGCAAATGCGGAAGGGCATTCTGGAGTTCTGCATCTTGCACATCATATCGCGGGGCGAAATCTATGCCTCCGATATGCTCGACGAGCTGACCTCCGCCCGAATCATGGTTGTGGAAGGTACTTTGTACCCCCTGCTAACCCGTTTGAAAAATGCCGGTTTGCTCGATTATAAATGGGTAGAGTCTACATCCGGGCCACCACGTAAATACTATATTCTGACCGATCTTGGTCGCAATTCCTTAGAAGCCCTGAACGAAACCTGGCAGGAACTTGCTGAGTCCGTTAATGCGATTGTCGGGAAGATTGAGCAACACAAAAAACTCACAAATGGCGCCGTGTCTGTTTCACCATCGCCAGATCCAACCACTCCTCCAACCAACGCTTAA
- a CDS encoding PspC domain-containing protein, with product MKKTISINISGVIFHIEEDGYDKLKNYLTTVQQYFSTYEDSQEIVTDIENRIAEKLLAKLKSADKQAVSLEDVNELIAAMGTIADFEAVEEEEVLVTTGGRNSASGTGQGARSTGASNPVPGTLPNAPNTSHEPRRLVRDVRRKTLGGVCAGLAHYFNVDVVWIRLIFLVLFLAMPPLGHEFGAGVSSFTFIIYIAMWIALPGVTTIEDDKTVKKFFRNPEDKVLGGVASGIAAYFGVDTGIIRLLFVLGIVFFGVGFLLYVVLWMIAPQANTLTEKMEMQGQPITLSNIEHSIKQNLNINETVHNESTLTRLLLFPFRAIATIIGGLGSALGPLLNGVVSLIRVFAGVIMLILAFAGMIVCLAFLGAAIGIGTGNAFTGSDFPIEMFRHDISAPMVLAGVLVGLIPAFGLAILGIMLITMKSVLSSRTSLTLAGVWLVSLVVFAGTATPLISSFQRRGTVEETKVLNVPAAIPTFAMNEVENDDNWRPSIDVKGYDGTSINLVQYFRSQGRSRADAQTNARQIKYAYTIKDSTVRFNETLELAPNARFRGQDLDIDLLVPYEKPFRMTRDFARFIRNEFGEKEFDRMASSIWKFTKDDGLVCINYPREKDQDDDSEDNDVTDLTDDVQSAVASELGDDFDHIGDHTRQFNVSDFSKVDIGGAFVVRFRKGTTYKVVADGREKDLDDVNVKVTGNKLEVSVDRNGLFDWSNRKRIGLTITVPSIEELKLSGASKASLVEFGNFKSLNIDMSGACRTVFDGSVEKLNLELSGASNAVLRGHANQLEADLSGASKIEATNMDVTKASVDASGASHANFGHVGSIESETSGASKVTRQ from the coding sequence ATGAAAAAGACCATAAGCATAAATATTAGTGGCGTCATCTTTCATATAGAAGAGGATGGCTACGACAAACTGAAAAATTACCTGACAACCGTACAACAGTACTTTTCGACCTACGAAGACAGTCAGGAAATTGTAACAGATATCGAAAATCGAATCGCTGAAAAATTGCTGGCTAAATTGAAATCGGCCGACAAACAGGCTGTTTCGCTTGAAGATGTCAACGAACTCATTGCCGCAATGGGCACCATAGCCGACTTTGAGGCCGTAGAGGAGGAAGAAGTTTTAGTGACCACCGGTGGCCGTAATTCTGCATCGGGTACGGGACAGGGCGCACGGAGTACGGGCGCATCAAACCCTGTTCCAGGCACCCTGCCAAACGCCCCTAACACATCGCATGAACCGCGTCGACTCGTGCGTGACGTGCGCCGGAAAACCCTGGGCGGTGTATGTGCCGGATTAGCTCATTACTTCAATGTGGATGTGGTATGGATACGGCTTATTTTCCTGGTTCTCTTTCTGGCAATGCCGCCATTAGGACATGAATTTGGGGCTGGCGTATCAAGCTTTACGTTCATTATCTACATTGCTATGTGGATTGCACTTCCTGGTGTTACTACGATTGAGGATGACAAAACGGTAAAAAAGTTTTTCCGTAATCCCGAAGACAAAGTGCTAGGGGGCGTTGCATCGGGTATTGCTGCTTATTTTGGGGTTGATACGGGAATTATCCGTCTATTGTTTGTACTAGGTATTGTGTTCTTTGGCGTTGGGTTCCTGCTCTACGTTGTGCTATGGATGATTGCGCCCCAGGCCAATACACTTACCGAAAAAATGGAGATGCAGGGGCAACCCATTACGCTTTCTAACATTGAACATAGCATTAAGCAGAACCTGAATATCAACGAAACCGTCCACAATGAAAGCACATTAACACGCCTACTGCTGTTCCCGTTTCGGGCTATTGCTACCATTATTGGTGGGCTGGGTAGCGCGCTTGGGCCGTTGTTAAATGGAGTTGTGTCGTTGATTCGGGTTTTTGCCGGGGTAATTATGTTAATTCTGGCCTTTGCCGGAATGATTGTTTGCCTGGCATTTCTGGGAGCGGCAATTGGTATCGGAACAGGTAACGCATTCACGGGTAGCGATTTCCCGATCGAAATGTTTCGTCACGATATTTCTGCACCCATGGTGCTGGCTGGTGTTTTAGTGGGCCTGATCCCTGCGTTTGGTTTAGCTATTCTGGGTATTATGCTAATTACCATGAAGAGCGTATTAAGCAGCCGTACTTCTTTAACATTGGCTGGCGTTTGGTTGGTTAGTCTGGTGGTTTTCGCCGGAACAGCCACGCCACTGATCTCGAGTTTCCAACGTCGGGGAACGGTTGAAGAAACGAAAGTGCTGAATGTACCAGCGGCTATTCCAACCTTCGCCATGAATGAGGTGGAAAATGACGATAACTGGCGTCCCTCAATTGATGTAAAAGGTTACGATGGCACAAGTATAAACCTGGTGCAGTATTTCAGGTCACAGGGACGCAGCCGGGCCGATGCACAAACTAATGCTCGCCAGATTAAGTATGCGTACACGATTAAAGATTCGACCGTACGTTTCAATGAAACCCTGGAACTGGCTCCCAATGCTCGTTTCCGGGGACAAGATCTGGATATTGACTTACTGGTGCCTTACGAAAAGCCGTTTCGAATGACCCGTGATTTCGCCCGCTTTATCCGGAATGAATTTGGTGAGAAAGAGTTTGATCGGATGGCGTCCAGCATCTGGAAATTCACGAAAGACGATGGGTTGGTTTGTATCAACTACCCACGTGAGAAAGACCAGGATGATGATAGTGAAGACAACGACGTTACTGACCTCACCGATGACGTACAGAGTGCCGTTGCCAGCGAATTAGGGGATGACTTCGATCATATCGGCGATCATACCCGTCAATTTAACGTCAGCGATTTCTCGAAAGTAGATATTGGTGGCGCGTTTGTAGTCCGTTTCCGGAAAGGAACAACTTACAAAGTGGTGGCCGACGGACGTGAGAAGGACCTGGACGATGTGAACGTGAAGGTGACAGGCAACAAACTGGAAGTATCCGTTGACCGAAACGGCTTGTTCGATTGGAGCAACCGAAAACGGATTGGCCTTACAATTACAGTTCCGTCTATTGAGGAATTGAAACTTTCAGGCGCATCAAAAGCTAGTCTGGTCGAATTCGGAAATTTCAAGAGTTTGAACATCGACATGAGCGGTGCCTGCCGGACCGTCTTCGACGGATCGGTTGAGAAACTTAACCTCGAATTATCGGGTGCGTCGAATGCCGTGCTGCGTGGCCATGCAAACCAACTGGAAGCTGACCTCAGTGGAGCCAGCAAAATTGAAGCAACTAACATGGACGTAACCAAAGCCTCTGTGGATGCAAGTGGAGCCAGTCACGCTAACTTTGGGCACGTTGGTTCAATCGAATCTGAAACCTCTGGTGCCAGTAAAGTTACGCGGCAGTAA
- a CDS encoding AI-2E family transporter — protein MTNIYTPQQQRVLLITSLIVIAGFILFGLSGYISAFLGAGILYVVFRPWFTALAIKRNWNRSLVTSLLIVFSVVVIIMPFLTLSLLLIDRIQYYSQHTEDILNLVKKAEELTGYKITSQQNIQAVLRQGGSYASKLLPSLAGGALDFIVILGLMLFTLYFMFVQQESFQKGLQKYLPFKRDTQKELGESLKNNVNANVLGQALVSLVQGVLTGLTLWIFGVPDSLFWGTVAFFMAFIPVLGTPLVWGPAGLIQLSQGNTGQGAGILIVGVIVIINIDNLLRIMLAKRMGDIHPLVTLAGIVLGVPIFGILGLVVGPLLLSYFIVLIKVFERENKKQEKEVALAEEKVEEAAEKRK, from the coding sequence ATGACCAATATTTATACGCCCCAGCAACAACGCGTATTATTAATAACAAGCCTGATCGTGATTGCAGGCTTTATTTTATTTGGCCTGAGTGGCTACATATCGGCTTTTCTGGGTGCAGGCATTCTGTACGTGGTCTTCCGTCCGTGGTTTACAGCGCTTGCTATCAAACGAAACTGGAATCGCTCGCTGGTCACCTCGCTTCTGATTGTGTTTTCGGTGGTTGTTATTATAATGCCTTTTTTGACATTGAGTTTACTGCTCATCGACCGGATTCAATACTATTCTCAGCACACCGAAGATATTCTGAATTTAGTCAAAAAAGCAGAAGAACTTACCGGCTATAAGATTACCAGTCAGCAAAACATCCAGGCTGTTTTACGGCAGGGTGGTTCCTATGCGAGTAAACTTCTTCCCTCACTGGCAGGGGGAGCACTGGATTTCATTGTCATACTGGGCCTTATGTTGTTTACCTTGTATTTCATGTTTGTGCAGCAGGAGAGCTTTCAAAAAGGGCTTCAGAAATACCTGCCCTTTAAACGGGATACTCAAAAGGAGCTAGGCGAATCGCTCAAAAACAATGTCAATGCCAATGTACTAGGACAGGCACTGGTTAGTTTGGTTCAGGGTGTATTAACCGGGCTAACGTTGTGGATTTTTGGTGTACCTGATTCGCTATTCTGGGGAACGGTTGCCTTTTTCATGGCCTTCATTCCTGTACTCGGTACGCCCCTTGTTTGGGGCCCCGCCGGACTGATTCAACTTTCGCAGGGCAATACGGGACAGGGAGCAGGGATTCTCATCGTTGGCGTAATCGTGATCATCAATATCGATAATCTACTCCGCATTATGCTAGCCAAACGCATGGGCGATATTCACCCGCTCGTTACGCTGGCAGGTATTGTTTTGGGCGTACCAATTTTCGGCATTCTTGGCCTGGTAGTTGGCCCTTTACTCCTCTCCTACTTCATCGTGCTCATTAAGGTTTTCGAACGCGAAAACAAAAAGCAGGAGAAAGAAGTGGCTTTGGCAGAAGAGAAGGTGGAAGAAGCCGCCGAAAAACGTAAATGA
- a CDS encoding L-serine ammonia-lyase: protein MPTTPITTSVFDLFKVGPGPSSSHTIGPMKAAFDFRQRLAHLPTDVHQQADSVHVHLYGSLSATGKGHGTDRAVVAGLLGWQPETTDPVALLKLLRDPSIKYAVPVGDHVIEVGPQHIHFERVRYDSPYHNTMVLRLAADNQTLFSEEYYSIGGGFIIRKGEPEVAPGSLSVPYPYATMAELKTHLKTDNISLDELLMANEMALTGRSRAEINQRLDQILDFMHKAVRRGLKHKGILPGSIKLSRKAPILFQQAKGMSQSSDSFLIFLNAYCLAASEENAAGGIVVTAPTSGASGVIPGLTYLAKHHFHYDRTTLRAGMFAAAAIGFLVKHNASISGAEMGCMGEIGTASAMGAAFLTRCAQPSGDIGPIEAAAEIGIEHHLGMTCDPIGGYVQIPCIERNAMGAVKAYNAFLLATSGAASFQKISLDAVIKVMKATGRDMSTKYKETSEAGLALSATEC from the coding sequence ATGCCAACAACCCCTATTACAACCTCAGTCTTTGATCTGTTTAAGGTCGGACCGGGGCCGTCGAGTTCGCATACAATTGGCCCAATGAAAGCCGCGTTCGATTTTCGGCAACGGCTAGCTCATTTACCAACCGATGTTCATCAACAGGCTGACTCTGTCCATGTTCATCTCTATGGCTCATTGAGCGCCACGGGCAAAGGGCACGGTACCGATCGGGCGGTAGTGGCTGGATTATTAGGCTGGCAGCCAGAAACCACAGACCCCGTTGCTTTACTAAAACTATTGCGCGATCCATCAATAAAATACGCTGTTCCTGTTGGAGACCACGTTATTGAGGTTGGGCCTCAGCATATTCATTTCGAACGCGTCCGATACGACTCTCCTTACCATAATACGATGGTATTACGGCTCGCGGCCGACAATCAAACCCTGTTTTCAGAAGAATACTATTCTATTGGGGGTGGATTTATCATACGAAAAGGTGAGCCAGAAGTAGCGCCCGGCAGTCTATCGGTCCCCTACCCCTATGCAACAATGGCTGAGTTGAAAACCCATCTCAAAACCGACAACATATCGCTGGACGAGTTGTTGATGGCAAACGAAATGGCTTTAACCGGCCGAAGTCGCGCCGAAATCAATCAACGACTGGATCAGATTCTGGATTTCATGCATAAGGCTGTTCGGCGGGGGCTTAAACACAAGGGTATTCTACCAGGCTCTATCAAACTGAGTCGTAAAGCCCCTATTCTGTTCCAGCAGGCGAAAGGAATGAGCCAGTCGTCAGACAGCTTCCTGATTTTCCTAAATGCTTATTGTTTGGCGGCTTCGGAAGAAAATGCCGCCGGAGGCATTGTTGTCACGGCTCCAACATCAGGTGCTTCGGGTGTGATTCCTGGGTTGACTTACTTGGCCAAACACCACTTCCATTACGATCGGACAACGTTGCGGGCGGGTATGTTTGCCGCTGCGGCCATTGGTTTTTTAGTGAAACATAATGCCAGTATCTCCGGTGCCGAAATGGGCTGCATGGGCGAAATTGGGACTGCTTCAGCCATGGGAGCGGCTTTCCTGACGCGCTGCGCCCAACCCTCAGGCGACATTGGCCCCATAGAAGCTGCTGCTGAAATCGGTATTGAGCATCACCTCGGTATGACCTGCGATCCCATTGGCGGTTACGTCCAGATCCCGTGTATCGAACGCAATGCAATGGGTGCAGTGAAAGCGTACAACGCTTTTCTACTGGCAACTTCGGGGGCAGCTTCGTTCCAGAAAATCTCGCTCGATGCGGTTATCAAAGTCATGAAAGCCACCGGGCGCGATATGTCTACAAAATACAAAGAAACATCAGAAGCTGGATTGGCTTTGAGTGCAACAGAATGTTAA
- a CDS encoding oxygenase MpaB family protein: protein MTTYFVKPGSIVREIWGNADVILLVFAGSAAEFALNRAVDWLFYTGKLPADPIGRLFSTVRYAQEIVFLPDDKARQAVARMGAIHVGIEQKRGYQIPDWAYRDVLYMLIDYSERAYETLKRPLTNPEREELFTTFQEVGRGMGVPNLPTTYTDWRIDRDVHLSRDLVHSEFTDKLFRRYQEALGNWRYDLLRQVQGILVPKQVSELLDLPKKPLLTYSIGLYSVLNAIGLRSVVQRVLLPTEYLDQIRGLDK, encoded by the coding sequence ATGACAACCTATTTCGTTAAACCTGGCTCCATCGTTCGCGAGATTTGGGGGAATGCCGATGTTATTCTGTTAGTCTTTGCCGGATCGGCGGCTGAGTTCGCCCTCAACCGGGCCGTTGACTGGCTTTTTTATACCGGCAAATTACCCGCCGATCCTATTGGTCGCCTGTTTTCTACCGTTCGTTACGCACAGGAAATCGTTTTTCTGCCGGATGACAAAGCACGGCAAGCCGTTGCCCGGATGGGGGCCATTCATGTGGGTATTGAGCAAAAGCGAGGGTATCAAATTCCAGACTGGGCCTACCGGGATGTGCTCTACATGCTCATCGACTACTCCGAACGAGCCTATGAAACGCTGAAGCGGCCACTCACCAACCCAGAACGGGAAGAATTATTTACGACGTTTCAGGAAGTTGGCCGAGGTATGGGCGTACCCAATTTACCAACTACCTACACTGATTGGCGCATTGATCGGGATGTTCACTTGAGCCGAGATTTGGTTCATAGTGAGTTTACGGATAAATTGTTCCGGCGATATCAGGAAGCACTGGGGAACTGGCGATACGATTTACTTCGGCAAGTGCAGGGCATACTCGTACCAAAACAGGTAAGCGAGTTGCTGGATCTTCCTAAAAAACCGCTCCTTACCTATTCAATTGGTTTATATAGCGTATTGAATGCCATTGGACTTCGATCGGTTGTTCAACGGGTACTGCTTCCAACCGAGTATTTGGATCAGATTCGGGGTTTGGACAAGTGA
- a CDS encoding OmpA family protein, which produces MTIVRYLWLCCLPLFCVGQPSTLVKSQKTLFTISAVDDKTSAEVAAQFTIQAKQANKKFVGKSQPDGKPFAFVLTRTDTLNVIASAPGYYEAEELMVVSCDTCTDYGYVVRLEKEDPKADSIFRNLQVNQAFRLDNVYFDQSSYVLRPESYPQLNKLIKTLTTTPNLVIEIAGHTDNVGDKRLNKALSENRAKIITNYLVRNGIAEKRLHHNGYGDAKPAAPNDSEENKRKNRRVEFVVLAM; this is translated from the coding sequence ATGACTATAGTTCGTTATCTGTGGCTGTGCTGCTTACCCCTTTTTTGCGTTGGTCAGCCGTCAACCCTTGTTAAATCACAGAAAACACTGTTTACCATCTCAGCGGTAGACGATAAGACATCGGCAGAGGTAGCTGCACAATTTACGATTCAGGCAAAGCAGGCCAACAAGAAATTCGTAGGTAAGAGCCAGCCAGACGGCAAACCATTTGCCTTTGTGTTGACTCGTACTGACACTCTGAATGTAATAGCCAGTGCACCCGGTTACTACGAAGCCGAAGAGTTAATGGTTGTTTCCTGCGACACCTGTACCGATTATGGCTATGTTGTCCGGCTCGAAAAAGAAGACCCAAAGGCCGACAGTATATTCCGAAATTTGCAGGTTAATCAGGCATTCCGGCTTGACAATGTGTATTTTGATCAAAGCAGTTATGTGTTACGCCCGGAGTCGTATCCTCAGTTGAACAAGCTCATAAAAACGTTGACCACAACGCCCAATCTGGTCATCGAAATAGCAGGTCATACTGACAATGTTGGCGATAAGCGACTGAACAAGGCCCTATCCGAGAACCGGGCTAAAATAATTACTAATTACCTCGTCCGTAACGGCATCGCGGAAAAACGGCTGCATCACAACGGCTATGGCGATGCTAAGCCAGCTGCTCCAAACGATTCAGAAGAAAACAAACGAAAGAACCGACGCGTTGAATTCGTTGTATTAGCGATGTAA
- a CDS encoding nitrilase family protein: MNNLKISTAQFENRSGDKAYNLSVIDTISRKAAEQGSNVVAFHECSITGYTFARHLSKEQMLDLAEFIPDGPSIARLIEIARAYDIAVLAGLFEKDEDDNLFKAYVCVDKNGLVAKYRKLHPFINPHLTPGNAYCVFDLYGWTCGILICYDNNVIENVRATRLLGANVIFMPHVTMCTPSTRPGAGFVDPKLWENRESDPTSLRLEFEGMKGRGWLMKWLPARAYDNGIYAVFSNPIGMDDDQLKNGCSMIIDPFGDVLAECRTLGDDFVTATLTPEKLTQAGGHRYIKARRPELYRDIIGQAHQPEQKVVWLTEKSSI, translated from the coding sequence ATGAACAATCTTAAAATCTCGACGGCTCAATTTGAAAATAGAAGTGGCGATAAAGCGTATAACCTTTCCGTTATCGATACCATTTCACGTAAAGCGGCCGAGCAAGGGTCGAATGTAGTGGCCTTTCATGAGTGCTCGATTACGGGTTATACGTTTGCCCGACATCTGTCAAAAGAACAAATGCTGGACCTGGCAGAGTTTATTCCAGATGGGCCGAGCATTGCCAGATTGATCGAAATAGCTCGAGCCTATGATATTGCCGTTCTAGCTGGTCTTTTTGAGAAAGACGAAGACGACAATTTATTTAAGGCATATGTGTGCGTCGATAAAAATGGGTTGGTTGCCAAATACCGTAAACTGCATCCCTTTATAAATCCCCACCTGACCCCAGGTAATGCGTATTGTGTCTTTGACCTCTACGGCTGGACATGTGGCATTTTAATTTGCTACGATAATAACGTCATCGAAAATGTACGCGCTACCCGGCTTTTGGGTGCTAACGTAATTTTCATGCCCCACGTAACCATGTGCACCCCCTCTACCCGACCGGGAGCTGGTTTTGTCGATCCTAAGCTTTGGGAGAACCGGGAATCTGATCCAACTTCATTACGGCTCGAATTTGAGGGAATGAAAGGCCGTGGCTGGCTCATGAAGTGGCTTCCGGCAAGGGCCTACGACAACGGAATTTATGCCGTTTTCTCAAACCCAATCGGCATGGATGACGATCAACTGAAAAATGGATGCTCAATGATTATTGACCCCTTTGGCGATGTTTTAGCCGAATGTCGAACACTGGGCGACGATTTTGTAACAGCTACTCTAACGCCAGAAAAACTGACACAGGCAGGAGGCCATCGGTATATCAAAGCAAGGCGACCAGAACTTTACCGGGATATTATTGGTCAGGCTCACCAGCCTGAACAAAAGGTTGTCTGGTTAACAGAGAAATCATCGATTTAG
- a CDS encoding erythromycin esterase family protein: protein MLRSYPAFRLLFYLGFSLFVASCKKADPDPLADLSSDKIAVVQDFNKVILPLQDAAPTRDFAELAPLDTVLAKAQVVGMGEGTHGTREFFQMKDRLFRYLVQKHGHQTIAFEANFGRAVIVNRFIHGQSTGLASAAMAAKSMYFWTWSTDEVRELLQWMKDYNIGKSADKQLSFYGFDCQYADDEFPLLTEFLAKVDPASIPRVDSLASQLALLGQASVTDQLRQQYAKQLTTLSNLFISNESQWVALGGRQEYEIARQAARVLFQQQDLGDASSCNYSVKRDRYMAENVQWMLTRANIGKLSLWAHNYHIANIPYASCNFPSMGAILKEQLTNKYLMVGQLLTNGSFTVVDASQSSRNLKTLSVRTEGVNNSFNYLLGKGQYANFALNLHDARLSSTLTAWLSAKHPLFEVGALFDESKPEQYYSITALTGRYDLLIHFRDTTPTQLLP from the coding sequence ATGCTAAGGTCCTATCCTGCTTTTCGTCTTTTGTTCTATCTTGGATTCAGCCTGTTTGTGGCAAGTTGCAAAAAAGCTGACCCTGACCCACTGGCAGACTTATCTTCTGATAAAATCGCTGTTGTTCAGGACTTTAACAAAGTTATTCTGCCGCTACAGGATGCTGCCCCCACGCGTGATTTTGCTGAGTTAGCACCACTTGATACCGTCTTGGCCAAAGCGCAGGTGGTGGGTATGGGCGAAGGCACCCATGGTACACGGGAGTTTTTCCAAATGAAAGACCGATTGTTCCGCTATCTGGTTCAAAAACACGGCCATCAGACCATCGCTTTTGAAGCTAATTTCGGGCGTGCAGTGATTGTAAACCGGTTTATTCATGGCCAAAGTACGGGGCTGGCTTCAGCAGCCATGGCCGCCAAAAGTATGTATTTCTGGACGTGGTCGACCGACGAAGTACGGGAGTTACTCCAGTGGATGAAAGACTACAATATTGGTAAATCGGCTGACAAACAACTATCGTTCTACGGGTTTGATTGCCAGTATGCTGATGATGAATTTCCATTGCTTACCGAGTTTCTAGCTAAAGTCGATCCAGCCTCTATACCACGAGTTGATTCGTTAGCCAGTCAATTGGCACTCCTCGGTCAAGCGTCAGTAACGGATCAACTCCGGCAACAGTATGCAAAACAGTTGACCACGTTATCTAATCTTTTTATCTCGAATGAAAGTCAATGGGTTGCTTTAGGGGGGCGACAGGAGTACGAAATTGCCAGACAAGCCGCTCGCGTTCTCTTCCAGCAACAGGATTTAGGTGATGCAAGCTCCTGCAATTATAGTGTCAAACGAGATCGGTACATGGCTGAGAATGTTCAATGGATGTTAACGAGGGCGAACATTGGCAAACTAAGCTTATGGGCCCACAACTATCATATTGCCAATATTCCTTATGCGTCCTGTAACTTTCCATCAATGGGCGCTATCCTGAAAGAACAATTGACCAATAAGTATCTGATGGTGGGTCAATTGCTCACGAATGGTTCGTTTACCGTAGTTGATGCCTCTCAGAGCAGTCGAAATTTAAAGACCTTATCAGTTCGTACTGAAGGGGTAAATAATTCATTTAACTATTTACTTGGAAAAGGGCAATACGCCAACTTTGCCTTGAATCTTCACGATGCCCGGTTAAGTTCTACCTTAACAGCTTGGCTGAGTGCCAAGCACCCTCTCTTCGAAGTCGGTGCCCTTTTTGATGAAAGTAAACCCGAGCAATATTATAGCATAACGGCATTGACAGGACGTTACGATCTATTGATTCATTTTCGGGACACTACACCTACACAGCTACTTCCCTAA